From Oceanithermus desulfurans, a single genomic window includes:
- a CDS encoding PASTA domain-containing protein, whose protein sequence is MPDRLGPYETSQQERREDFLTVWRAQSPSGAAGRLYWFDVKGPEARAVFFRFRKALKALSALGVLPEGLEISAKPGQYYVFWPSCDAPSALPAKGRKVVREVGRILEALRPLGFALPDLDLRLNEDGVRVAALDPLGEHDEAEIDRLGGRFLRALPSARPGRRSHAASWVPGLLLAVLGLWLFAAGSARYLNPPEFTVPDLRGQDPRTALEAVKNMGLKVTFTMASEPDRPRDLILEQNPPPGTRVKPGRTLELVLNRPKDGRVPPLAGQPLSEAQRTLEEAGYLPGAAATGYSEEPEGTVLASAPPADAPLPQGATVRLLTSDGPAPRKTVLPELTGLTLEDARYLISVAELRLGEVRTLPSPQPEGTVLAQSPPAGVALDVGSPVVLTVAGRGEVLLPEQGFMAPPAPQKAPPETPTTGPETPPPPDLAPGERIVPIRVPLPASGTQAPVHVRLVVTDDNGERTPIDTFAQGGSTLEGSVRVMGDARFKLYLDGFLYQEWTSRAP, encoded by the coding sequence ATGCCCGACCGCCTCGGACCCTACGAAACCTCGCAGCAGGAACGTCGCGAAGACTTCCTCACGGTGTGGCGGGCGCAAAGCCCCTCCGGCGCCGCGGGCCGCCTCTACTGGTTCGACGTCAAGGGCCCCGAGGCGCGCGCCGTCTTCTTCCGTTTCCGAAAGGCCCTCAAGGCGCTCTCCGCGCTGGGCGTGCTCCCCGAAGGCCTGGAGATCAGCGCCAAGCCCGGGCAGTACTACGTCTTCTGGCCCTCCTGCGACGCCCCTTCGGCGCTGCCCGCCAAGGGGCGCAAGGTCGTGCGCGAGGTGGGCCGGATCCTGGAGGCGCTCAGGCCGCTGGGGTTCGCGCTGCCGGACCTGGACCTGCGCCTGAACGAGGACGGGGTGCGGGTGGCGGCGCTCGACCCCCTGGGCGAACACGACGAGGCCGAGATCGACCGCCTTGGCGGGCGCTTTCTGCGGGCCCTGCCCTCGGCGCGGCCGGGCCGGCGAAGCCACGCCGCCTCCTGGGTGCCGGGGCTGCTCCTGGCCGTGCTGGGGCTGTGGCTCTTCGCCGCCGGCAGCGCGCGTTACCTGAACCCTCCCGAGTTCACCGTCCCCGACCTGCGCGGACAGGACCCGCGCACCGCGCTGGAGGCGGTCAAGAACATGGGGCTCAAGGTCACCTTCACCATGGCCAGCGAGCCGGACCGGCCGCGCGACCTGATCCTGGAGCAAAACCCGCCCCCGGGCACCCGGGTCAAGCCCGGGCGCACCCTCGAGCTCGTCCTCAACCGACCCAAGGACGGCCGGGTGCCCCCGCTCGCGGGGCAGCCGCTGAGCGAGGCGCAACGCACGCTCGAAGAGGCCGGCTACCTGCCGGGCGCCGCGGCCACGGGCTACAGCGAGGAGCCCGAGGGCACCGTCCTGGCCAGCGCCCCGCCTGCGGACGCGCCGCTGCCCCAGGGGGCCACGGTGCGCCTCCTCACCTCCGACGGCCCGGCGCCGCGCAAGACCGTGCTGCCCGAACTCACCGGGCTGACGCTGGAGGACGCGCGCTACCTGATCTCGGTCGCGGAGCTGCGCCTGGGCGAGGTGCGGACGCTGCCCTCCCCGCAGCCCGAGGGCACCGTGCTGGCCCAGTCGCCCCCCGCGGGCGTCGCCCTCGACGTGGGTAGCCCGGTGGTGCTGACCGTGGCCGGGCGGGGTGAGGTGCTGCTGCCCGAGCAGGGCTTCATGGCCCCGCCGGCCCCGCAGAAGGCGCCCCCCGAGACCCCGACGACGGGGCCCGAGACGCCGCCTCCGCCCGACCTCGCCCCCGGGGAGCGCATCGTCCCCATCCGGGTCCCCCTGCCCGCCAGCGGCACCCAGGCCCCGGTGCACGTGCGCCTCGTCGTCACCGACGACAACGGCGAACGCACGCCCATCGACACCTTCGCCCAGGGCGGCAGCACGCTCGAGGGGAGCGTGCGGGTGATGGGCGACG